Proteins found in one Mustela lutreola isolate mMusLut2 chromosome 10, mMusLut2.pri, whole genome shotgun sequence genomic segment:
- the LOC131810255 gene encoding olfactory receptor 2A12-like: MKDLLGGNHSSLTEFILLGFSQNKEINVMLFNVFLFLYLITLLGNGLIITLICMDSRLHTPMYFFLSVLSIMDMGYVTTTVPQMLVHLVCKKKTISYIGCVAQMYIFLMLGITESWLFAIMAYDRYVAICHPLRYKVIMSPLLCGSMVAFCGFWGISCALIYTVSAMILPYCGPNEINHFFCEVPAVLKLACADTSLNDQVDFILGFILLLVPLSLIIIVYINIFAAILRIRSAQGRLKAFSTCTSHITVVTMFSIPCMVMYMRPGSESSPEEDKKLALFYNIISAFLNPIIYSLRNKDVKRAFLKVTGWGKAPE, encoded by the coding sequence ATGAAAGACTTGCTCGGGGGAAACCATAGCTCTCTTACTGAGTTtattcttttaggattttctcaaaacaaagagataaatgtTATGCTATTCAacgtcttcctcttcctctacctcatCACCCTTCTGGGCAATGGGCTCATTATCACCTTGATATGCATGGACTCTCGCCTCCACACACCTATGTACTTTTTCCTCAGTGTCCTATCCATTATGGATATGGGCTATGTCACCACCACGGTGCCCCAGATGCTGGTACACCTGGTTTGCAAGAAGAAGACCATCTCTTACATTGGATGTGTGGCCCAAATGTACATCTTCCTGATGCTAGGAATCACTGAGTCTTGGCTCTTCGCAATCATGGCTTATGACAGGTATGTGGCCATTTGCCATCCCCTGAGATATAAAGTCATCATGAGCCCTTTGCTGTGTGGGTCAATGGTGGCCTTCTGTGGATTCTGGGGTATCAGCTGTGCCCTGATATACACTGTCTCTGCTATGATTCTTCCCTATTGTGGTCCCAATGAGATCAATCACTTCTTCTGTGAAGTACCTGCAGTCTTAAAGTTAGCCTGTGCAGACACATCTCTCAATGATCAGGTGGACTTCATCTTGGGCTTCATCCTTCTCTTGGTTCCACTCTCCCTCATCATCATTGTCTATATCAATATTTTTGCTGCCATCTTGAGGATTCGCTCAGCCCAAGGGCGGCTCAAGGCCTTTTCCACCTGTACCTCCCACATCACTGTGGTCACCATGTTCTCCATACCATGTATGGTTATGTACATGAGACCTGGTTCTGAGTCTTCCCCAGAAGAGGACAAGAAGTTGGCTCTATTCTACAACATCATCTCTGCTTTCCTCAACCCCATTATCTATAGTCTTAGGAACAAAGATGTGAAGAGGGCTTTCCTCAAAGTGACTGGCTGGGGCAAAGCACCAGAATGA